A genomic stretch from Methylophilus medardicus includes:
- a CDS encoding YfhL family 4Fe-4S dicluster ferredoxin codes for MALLITDECINCDVCEPVCPNEAISQGAEIYEINPDLCTECVGHFDQPQCQQVCPISCIPFDPDRRETQAELMEKYMRITNR; via the coding sequence ATGGCTTTATTGATTACCGACGAATGTATTAACTGCGACGTGTGCGAGCCGGTCTGCCCGAATGAGGCCATTTCACAAGGCGCTGAAATCTATGAGATCAATCCTGACCTGTGTACGGAGTGTGTTGGTCACTTCGATCAACCACAATGTCAGCAAGTATGCCCGATCAGTTGCATTCCATTCGATCCTGACCGGCGTGAAACGCAGGCAGAACTAATGGAAAAATATATGCGGATTACTAACCGCTAA
- the gloA gene encoding lactoylglutathione lyase, translating into MRVLHTMLRVGDLQRSIDFYTNVLGMKLIRTQDYPDGEFTLAFVGYGNEYDHTVLELTYNYGKTTYDMGGAYGHMAIEVDDAYQACERVKAKGGKVVREAGPMKHGTIIIAFIEDPDGYKIEFIQKGTIEYPVNV; encoded by the coding sequence ATGCGAGTGTTACATACCATGTTGCGCGTAGGCGATTTGCAACGTTCGATCGACTTTTATACCAATGTGTTGGGAATGAAATTAATTCGTACCCAAGATTACCCAGATGGCGAATTTACACTCGCCTTTGTCGGTTATGGCAATGAGTATGACCATACCGTGTTGGAGCTTACTTATAACTATGGCAAAACCACCTACGACATGGGCGGCGCTTATGGGCACATGGCGATCGAGGTCGATGATGCTTATCAAGCCTGTGAGCGGGTGAAAGCCAAAGGCGGCAAAGTCGTACGCGAAGCGGGGCCGATGAAACATGGTACGATTATCATCGCGTTCATCGAAGATCCCGACGGTTATAAAATTGAATTCATCCAGAAAGGGACCATCGAGTACCCGGTCAATGTCTAA